In Pseudemcibacter aquimaris, the sequence CTTAATATTTTCTAGGAAATAATAATATGCCCAAAATCCGTCTTGTAACCTGGAACATCAATTCTGTACGCGCCCGCACGCCAATCGTTGAAAAGTTGCTTGCGGATTATAATCCGGATATTTTATGCCTGCAGGAAACCAAAGTTCAAAATCACATGTATCCAACAGATGTGTTTGAAAAATTTGGTCTTAACCAACACGCCATCGCAGGGCAAAAAAGCTATCACGGTGTGGCCACACACAGTAAATTACCAATTGCCGAACAGGAAATCATCAATTGGTGCGAAATGGGTGATGCCCGTCATATCGCAACCACGTTTGAAAATGGTATCAGGCTTGATAATTTTTATGTGCCGGCGGGTGGTGATGAACCGGATGTGGCACTGAATGACAAATTTGCCCATAAAATGGATTTCCTTGCTGAAATGACCAATTGGTCCCATGGTTTGCCGAGTAACGGTAAACATATTCTTGTTGGTGATCTTAATATTGCGCCGCTTGAAAGTGATGTTTGGTCCCATAAGAAATTATTGAAAGTGGTTAGTCATACACCGCAGGAATGTGACGCCATGATGTCATTGATGGAAGCGCATAATTGGCATGATGTGATGCGTGAATTTGTGCCGGAACCAGAAAGGCTTTATAGCTGGTGGTCATATCGCGCCCGTGATTGGCGCGCCGCCGATAAAGGACGCAGATTAGATCATGTCTGGTGTAGTCAGGCCCTTAAAGACAACATGAAATCAATGCAAGTGTTAGAAGACGCGCGCGGATGGGAAAAACCATCGGACCATGCACCCGTTCTTGTGGAAATTGAAATTTAGGCTTTGTCTTTATTTTCGTCGATGATGCCTTGGGCCACATCAACCACATCTTTGGTGAAATTCATCATTTTTTGACCGCCATCCACTGGGATGACAGCGCCATTAATGGATGCTGACGAAATCAGATGCAGTACGGTCGCCGCAATATCATCCACATTAATCGGCGCACCATTAAAATTAAGATGACTGGCCATTTCGAAATTATGATCCGATTGCCCCTCTGCAATCAGCGTCATACCGGGGGCTACACCGTTCACACGAACTTTAGGCCCTAACGCCTGCGCCATCATTTCTGTTGCGCCATAAAGGCCATGTTTGCTTAATGTATAACTCGCATAATCTGCGTTTAAGGCAAAAACCTTACTATCCAGAATATTGACCACACTGCCGCGGTCATTTTCATCCAACATTTGGTAAAGACCACGCGCAAGTTGCATTGGCCCGCGCAAGTTCACATTCATATGTTCGGAAAATGAGTTTTCATCAAATTCAAGAATGGTATCCGCTGAAAAAAGCGACGCATTATTCACCACATGCTTAAGATTTTTAAGCGTGGATAGCATGTCTTCTACTTGGTTATAATCACCAAGATCACATTTCACC encodes:
- a CDS encoding SDR family oxidoreductase yields the protein MTEAVLITAGHKRIGKAIAETLSKAGYFIYIHHHDTVSDAEETLASLSGGGEVVKCDLGDYNQVEDMLSTLKNLKHVVNNASLFSADTILEFDENSFSEHMNVNLRGPMQLARGLYQMLDENDRGSVVNILDSKVFALNADYASYTLSKHGLYGATEMMAQALGPKVRVNGVAPGMTLIAEGQSDHNFEMASHLNFNGAPINVDDIAATVLHLISSASINGAVIPVDGGQKMMNFTKDVVDVAQGIIDENKDKA
- the xth gene encoding exodeoxyribonuclease III, coding for MPKIRLVTWNINSVRARTPIVEKLLADYNPDILCLQETKVQNHMYPTDVFEKFGLNQHAIAGQKSYHGVATHSKLPIAEQEIINWCEMGDARHIATTFENGIRLDNFYVPAGGDEPDVALNDKFAHKMDFLAEMTNWSHGLPSNGKHILVGDLNIAPLESDVWSHKKLLKVVSHTPQECDAMMSLMEAHNWHDVMREFVPEPERLYSWWSYRARDWRAADKGRRLDHVWCSQALKDNMKSMQVLEDARGWEKPSDHAPVLVEIEI